ACGGTCGAGGACCAGGCGGGCCGCACGGCAGCCGTCCGCGAGGCCTTCGCGTCCCGCGACGGCGTCACGTTCGACACCCTCGACGGACTCACGGTCTCCACCGCCGACTGGTGGTTCAACCTCCGCCCCTCCAACACCGAGCCCCTGCTCCGCCTCAACGTCGAGGCCCGTGACGAGGCCACGATGTCGGCCTTGCGGGACGAGGTCCTGGCGTTGGTGCGGAACGGCTGAGGCCGGCGCTGGGCGGGAGCGCCCGGGGCCGCGGGTGGGCGGGGCGAGCCCGTCGTCCACCCGCCGGCGGGTGGGCGGACCCACCCGCGTCGCCTCCCGTACCGGAGCGGCACGCACCCGGCTCCAACGTCCGGTTCGTTCGGCCTCTTCCCTTCGTCCCGGTCGCACTCGGTCGGTGGGGCTCGGTGGGGCTCGGTGGGGACCCGTCGTCCCGGTCGGTCTCGGCTGACCGGGACCCGGTCGCCCTCGATTCCGACCCGTCGCGCCCCGGCCCACCGCCGCGGACCGCGGAGCACGTCGGGACCGCAGCCGCACCGCGCGAGCAGGCGTGCCCGCCCCGCCCGCCCTACCCGCACGCCGAGCCGCGCCGGCCGCCCCCCGGCGGTAGGCTGACGTGGCCCAATCCGCATGTTCGAAAGGACGATCCACATGCCGCTCGAAGCCGGCCTTCTGGAGATCCTCGCCTGTCCGGCCTGCCACGCTCCGCTCGACGACGCGACGGCCGCCGAAACCCCCGAGCTGATCTGCACCGGCAAGGACTGCGGCCTGGCGTACCCCGTCCGGGACGGCATCCCCGTACTGCTCGTGGACGAGGCCCGCCGCCCCGCGTGAGCGTCGAGCCCCTCACCTGTCCGGCTGTTCGGCGAATCGGAGGCACACCCCCATGCTCGACGAGTCACTCCTCGACGCCCCGGAAGCCCTCGCCCGCGCCGACCGCCGCGGTCTGCTCCGCGGCGCCGCGGAGGCGGGGGCGCGTGTACGTACCGCAGCCCGGCACGCCGCCGAGGCGGGCATCGCCGAGCTGACCCCGGAGGGCCGCCCGCGGGCCGTCCTGATCGCGGGCTCCGGCACCGCGGCGACGGGCGTCGCCGACCTCCTCGCCGAGCTGGCCGGACCC
The genomic region above belongs to Streptomyces marianii and contains:
- a CDS encoding Trm112 family protein, with amino-acid sequence MPLEAGLLEILACPACHAPLDDATAAETPELICTGKDCGLAYPVRDGIPVLLVDEARRPA